TAATATCTTGatcttttaatttttggtgTCTAGATTCATGAGCTTGATGATCCGGAGACTACTTACAAAGAATTGATGGATTTAATTGTCATGCTGGGTAATCATGGACTAATACATGGAGATTTCAATGAATTCAATATCATGCTCGATGCACAAGATGGAATAACAATGATTGATTTTCCACAAATGGTCTCGACATCACATAAAAATGCAAAGTATGCTTCACTgtatattgttttgaatattttttttattctaaagtGAAACAAGTTCGATTAGACGCAATGTTTCAATATTGTACATGTTCAAATGAATTGCATGCTGTTGTTTCGTATAGTCAACTTGGCGCAACTAGAATCAGAACATGGTTATACAAAGTAGCCACATTAAACACTGACAATTTTATTGAAAGATGTTTTATTAAAGCTTGAATGAGGAGATTTACTATAAAACACTTCAAGAAATACACAATAGAAATAATGAATCTAATTTAAAGCAttcaagtgaaaaaaaaattattttggtgattgtttttataaaaaacatTCACATCCTATCTCTGACCAGTGTAGGCTAGTAATGAGCTATTGATTGAGCCATCTGCCAAATCATTAGTGGCCTATGTGTTGCAATCTCTGAAGAAGTAGACAacccaaaaatataaattgtctgttgtgaaaaaaaattgttctttttagATACTATTTTGATCGTGATGTTGAATGCATAAGAAGTTTTTTCATGAAGAGGTTTGGAATCGTCGGTGAATATATTCCAgattttgaaaaaagtattcATCGTGAATCTACATTAGATAAGTGAGCATTATATATTGTATTCTATCAAGTCATTGATGAACAGTATCACTCATCTTCATTTTTAATACAGAGAAGTTGCTGCTAGTGGTTTTTCAAAACAGAATGAAACAGAACTGGAAGAACATGAAATTCATTTTCGACATCAACCTGAAGAGGTTGGTAACACAGTATTCTTAGAAGAACAGAAATTCAATGATTTGGTAGTGGCAGACTTACATAACCAGGTTTTGCAAAAGCAAAATGCTATCGCCACCTCTGGTGTTTTTTTACGTTGATGATCTAATGCAAGCTAATATCTCAACAACATATTCTGCAATGAGGCGTGAATGAAAATCGTTTCGATTGGCAATTCAAATGTCACAATCTTGACATTTTCTTAGATATTAGTAGTTGGTGCATCATGAAAGAGgattcagtggttctcaaacttcttaaGCTGTGCCGCATCTctaaaataactagctaacaagaagctacaaataacagatagtgaggaGAAAGTAtgtggatggaatgtaaataatgaaataaatgatgaagttttgaaatgtaaataatttccgaaataaggcgggcaagatcaaatctaacaaatatttttattttgctttgtgtcccctcaaaaaattgtttacgtCCCAccatttgaaaaccactgatttagataGTATACCTAGTCATTAGCTCCCATTTACTGTTCATCACTTTGGATCAAGTTTCATTAGACCTATAGAGTGAGTCTTTTACGAGCTTGGTTATggtatatttctgtattttaggATGAAGATATAGAAAATAACTTTTCATCAGATGGATCAGAAAAAGAAGACACTTCAGATGACCAAGAAGAATCCGATGAAAAGGAGGCTGATTTAATAGCAGAGAATGATGTTGTTAATCGGAATGAAAACCCATTTAGCAACGATACTGAATTAACAAAAATTGCTTCAGTGAGCGCTGATGGAGTTGACTTAAATGATGTTGATGAATTGGATTTGGAAGACTTATCACTTGCAAATCGCTCTTACCGTCCATTTCGAACTGAAGATAGTCATCAACACACTAACTTACATGTAAAAAAAGCTCTGAGGGGGCCAGGAAGTGGGGTAACTTCCACAACAAGTGTCTCCCAAGAACAAATAAGGCAGAGGGTTCGTAGCGCTATTTCTAAAGAAAAGAAAATAGCAATGCATAGGAGGCTTGCAAAAGGAGAGTCTTCATTGATCACGAAACAAAGAAGAGAACTAAAACAAGACATTGAAACTGGTCATGATGTGAGCGATTGGTTTGGTtaattcattgaaaaataaataacttcCGAATTGCATGCAATGTTCAGTGAATTTTTGGTCAGGTTAGAGAAATAGGAGAGTGTTGGCTATCTTGACCACCGGTCACTGTAGTTTTTATGGGCCTTCCAGAAAATCTGAATTTGCTCCATTTCTTATATGAAATTTTCTTATTTGAATGTAAAACGTTAGGGATGGGAAGTCGTGGTTATTCATGTATGTGATGTTACtgctatataaatataatataccaGTAGCAGAGTTCTTAGGATCTCATTGACGCCCGTGTCTGCTAAACGACGGACGTCACCCCCTGGCCCATTATCTTATATGATATCAAACAACTGTCACATAAGTTGTAATATCAATATATTGAAGTAATTCCACGAATACCATGCATAAAGATTTCATTGGGATTCGACAACATCATGAGCTGattagaatttttaaatggTCATCAACTTGGGACATAATAGCAtgtttttatacaatatttcattGCATTCTTGCAGTCTGATAGGTCAAGAGCCACTCACTGTATACATGGGGGAAATGTTTAACGGTTGCGCCATATCATATAATATGGCCGAAACATGTTTAAAATTGTCGCCAACATTTTAGCAGTATTATTCCCCCGATTGCTAatgttttatattcaaaaatgctgCAAACCTGGGAAAATGTTAGCTGGCGAATCCGGACTGCAGCTAGATTTTAATAAACTATTTTTGCTCTTGAACTTTGTTCCGGTTACGGTCCCGCTCGCAAAGACATGAAAAATACTGAGAGAGAACATGCATTTTATTCCTTCAGTGACAAATTACCATGAACATGGTTTCAGTTAGCCGCATTAAAAAAGCAaagatattaatatatatatataccagtttttataaaaaacttgaaatcACCACACTAATCAGGAGACTTCACTTCTGTGGGTAATTTTGACGTTCAGCGCAGACATACAATACCTACTAACCATACTATCTCAGTTTTCCCCCAAGGCTCAAGCGTCGGCCCAGACTCGATTGGAGGTAATAGACAGATTATTTGACATGGCAATAAAATTTCCTAAGTAGAATTCACCGCCCATTCAAACATTACATTGCAAACGCAAAAATCCAAGGCAGTTGGTGCCTACAACATCTGATTCAATCCTATCGTTCCCAGATGACAATGTATTTTATTGCAGGGAAGAATTTTGAACTCCCATCTTCGCGTTTTGGGCAGCTGTGACCATTCAGATACCAACACTGCAGTCTACCTATCATTTTCTATCTAAACTCTtcttgtataaaataatattcatctCCTCCCGAACATCGTGAATCTTATCttcaaatttgttttcaaaataaatattcatgaaAAATTTTGCTGATGAGGCTGTTTCAGCAATCCATGGCAAACGCTTTTGTACCAATAACTTCTTTTGCTTCTGAGATAACCTGCAAAAACATATAGAGTAAACAATACCATTTAATGGCACCACAACCACAAGTTCCAAAACCTGTTCACAGATGAGCTTGACTGAATCTAGTATCGTTAACGTGCTTGATTCACAGTTTAAGGCAAAATGACAATAGAATGTACATTATATGAGATTctatttacaaaattttttcattacatGTATGCATACTCTTATcgatgtaaaatttgaaactatgAATGGAAAAAAATGGTCAAAATTTATTGGCACATATTTAGAATCCTAAGCACTATAAAATGAGTGTATGAAACATGTTTCTAATCCTAATGCAaagatgaaaataaatataaagcaaTTCACATTGGTGTTAAGTTAAATAGCctacatcaggggtcggcaaccttttgtcgctagCGGGCCAAATTTAGGGGTTGCAACTTGCAAGTCATTGTTGGGCCGCAAATATTTtgagaaagttgaaaaccgagtggatgatactttttataataagaaacaagcagtgatacatctctcgaatagaatatagatttatttcctcattgcatcgcaaaaaatttcatctgaatattttcggcgccattgaaccctttgcacttagcatcgaCTTTTCTGCATTTcgcctaattataattaaattatgggctcattaaacgagtaattgtgaattttatacttgttaaattataatataattcagtctACACtcgtctcacaataaattctgttacgtaaaaaatataatcgtcaaaacagctttTTTGTTAGTATAATCCAGTGAAGCGCTGCGGGCCGGAATATATATTaccggcccgcgggtcgtaggtTGCTGACCCCTGGCCTACATAGATATTGAAATACTGCTGTAAGACCAGGTAATTCCATGCAAAATGGCAGAAAAGCAAGGCGGCCACTAGCTCATCTGTACAAAATTATATGATAAGGTTTCGCTTGttgcagaaaaaataattttcaatttttactaaACCCAAATTTACCGTAGATCCTCGCATATAGGCCGAATTTAAACCcgaaaaaaagttgccaaactaaggggtcaGCTTATACTTGCATAACTCTAAAACGCACTAAAAATTCTGCTTATACGCACATAGTAAGTAAAACataaccagggatggccaattcgaataaagtattcgaatgtattcgaatatctcattattcgaatatcggaattcacgttcataagaatatcggatatttgtgtgacgtcacacattttcgacgccgctttcaagacgtttccgttgaatgaaaacattctcgatagaaacttgcgcgcgattgtttttatcactcatcagcgtaacgtgttatttaggcccgtgAACGCTattacgattgtgttattttctctaaaacgaaaattttccacaaatttgttccacgataacgataacatttattttatttttgtatgcgcacggaattgtgaatctggtaaatacgttcataggcggcgagtttctaaagacaacgcaactttttgattgaaaagcggcaatttaaaatactgaaaacaaaaccgtaaacaacataagttttattgagtcccgcgaaaatttaaaaaacgcttttctaggcagtgaaaatcacaaaatttcgtgtgcctctggcacacattatgtttggtcagCGTTTAGGAACGTATCGTCactgagggcgggatttgcctgattatccattactttaaattgccgtcaaatattttcgggttaacacgatacaaggtttgaaacgcgactttttccctggttgtgagaatgttatattataattattctgaggtatattcaatcaattttattgtgatgaaataaattttactctgagatattttactctgagcatttcgatcgagcggagtcactgttaacaagtacatctaaatatttgccgtattcgcaaaatacggataaaaacaatatttaatcggacagtttacctcacgtttttatttttatggccgcggactggtatataagagtggtgaggattttattttgtcgacgcaaccgcagtttaaattgaagacaattaaattaataagagcaagacattttaaatatgcccgtgttggtcacgaattcatcactttgcacaacagaaaattatatatttgttgttatattatttgttgtaaaagtcgactcttttaacaggtggcataatcgcggcgatgaatatgtatttttaatttactgctaaactttatatgtatattcattgtatgaaatgaattattctctacacttaacaggattttatataattgtttgagatttttctaacggcaataacgagttggcaagattgcaaaaatacatattaaaattaaatacatcaagcagtttatctcgtaattttaggtcacagattgccgtggaccgaatagtaatgttttttttgacgtaagaagaagcaaccgcgagttatgttggacacattaaattaatatacaaagatattttagaatctcgtagttgtcatggattgaatattttacgtaacagaatgatcattatacgctgacaagacggctcttttaacaagcgcggaatcgcggtgggtgttacaggcggcaatgagaatttccgattttgaaaatcccggctgcgcgctggcagtggtggtcatctattctctactaatttatttctaactccaaacacaacaatatgttacacataataacaataaatatactggtaggtagtagaatactctgggcttaaatattagaatttttaaaggcagaatggattttcgattgttgttgcctgtattgccaataaattttattactctcagaaaattttcacaattatctgaatacaagtagtatttttgtcaattgaCTCGACtgttatcgtaatatcatggtaccaatgatagaaagcgtcagacaactccttggctatcttttcatatggtcatttgtacaaagtgaataattttaatgaactgactgtgtcacaagttgctattattttttaataatagctataaactatcaattactttgtgtacatatactgttggtctgtggcttcattctcatatttctattgaagcttatttcctaatttactgggttttaatcaactaaaacaaaaatgtgttattttcgattttagaatgtattcggaattccagattcgaaaacattattttagaatgtattcggaatagtttagtattcggaaatggccatccctgaacATAACAATGATGGTTATCATTCTCATTAATTCTCTTCTGCAATTTGCTGTGGTGATAGCTGCGTACAATGTATAGGGCCGGCttatatgttttgtttttagGAGGTCGGCTTATATGTGATGACGGCTTACTAACCTTACAGGTCCAGCTAATGCGGCTAAGTAACACATCGGTAGTCGAGTTTGTAATGCTTCAAACCATTTTACAACTATTTCACCCAGTATATTAGTTGGTTGATCTGAAAATGAGCATGTCAATAAGTCACTTTAATAATTAGAGTGGTTATTATGTGTCCCGTATTTAACTTCCAGCTGAATAAAGTGATCTAGTTAATCGATAAAGGGATTTGAATTACCATATTTGTGTGGCACACAAGTTGCTGACATTTAGATGATACATGACATTTGATGGTCAATGTTAAAAAAGGATCGCTGGTCTCTTTTACCAGAGTAGAAATGTTGTTTTGATAGGCTTATCCCTGAGTTCACAAGGCATCTAGGACCGAGATTTGGTTTATGTAAGACTGCTAGGTAGAACATCAGGAATTCCATGTGGAGGTCCTTGGTGAAAAAACTTTCAGCATCAAATTTCCTTTCTATATCAATGAGAAAC
The sequence above is a segment of the Styela clava chromosome 7, kaStyClav1.hap1.2, whole genome shotgun sequence genome. Coding sequences within it:
- the LOC120328790 gene encoding serine/threonine-protein kinase RIO2-like, which encodes MGKLDVSLLRYLTHEDLRALTAVEMGMKNHEIVPVSLVASIANLKHGGCHKVLRELGKHRLVCYEKSKMAAGYRLTNKGYDYLALRVLTTRDVVSHVGNQIGVGKESDIYIVASEDTQLALKLHRLGRTCFRQIKNKRDYHKHRKNVSWLYLARLSAQKEFAYMKALYDRGFPVPKPVDFNRHAVIMELLNAYPLQQIHELDDPETTYKELMDLIVMLGNHGLIHGDFNEFNIMLDAQDGITMIDFPQMVSTSHKNAKYYFDRDVECIRSFFMKRFGIVGEYIPDFEKSIHRESTLDKEVAASGFSKQNETELEEHEIHFRHQPEEDEDIENNFSSDGSEKEDTSDDQEESDEKEADLIAENDVVNRNENPFSNDTELTKIASVSADGVDLNDVDELDLEDLSLANRSYRPFRTEDSHQHTNLHVKKALRGPGSGVTSTTSVSQEQIRQRVRSAISKEKKIAMHRRLAKGESSLITKQRRELKQDIETGHDVSDWFG